The nucleotide sequence CCTGAGCCAACCCAAGAACGGTAAGCTCACCGGTGCAGGTGCTGAATGGACCTACACACCTAACGCGAACTTCAACGGCAAAGACGACTTCACCTTCAGCGTCAACGATAGCGAAGTGGCCACGGTAAACATCACCGTTAATCCGGTCAACGATGCTCCGGTTCTGTCGGTTACACCAGCGACAAATGCCGGTGGACGCGCATTGCCGGCGAACGCAGGCTTCTACTTACTCACGGCAACAGACGTTGACGGCGACAAAGTGGCAATCTATGTCTACGACAGTGCCGATGAAACTTTCGAAGCTGGCCCCTACAAGAGCGGCGACGTTATCAAACTTACGCACACTCCTGGCTCAGCCGCAAGCGTGAAGCC is from Abditibacteriaceae bacterium and encodes:
- a CDS encoding Ig-like domain-containing protein translates to LSQPKNGKLTGAGAEWTYTPNANFNGKDDFTFSVNDSEVATVNITVNPVNDAPVLSVTPATNAGGRALPANAGFYLLTATDVDGDKVAIYVYDSADETFEAGPYKSGDVIKLTHTPGSAASVKPMGGGVVAHISVQGDASAQAFDTADGESAVVVFSMKSGGKK